The Streptomyces sp. NBC_00162 sequence CGGGGCATCGGCCTCGCCATCGCCCGTGCCTTCGCGGAGGCCGGAGACAAGGTCGCGATCACGTACCGGTCGGGGGAGCCGCCGGAGGCGCTCACCTCGCTCGGCGTCCTGGCGGTCCGGTGCGACATCACCGACTCCGAGCAGGTGGAGCAGGCCTACAAGCAGATCGAGGACACGCACGGCGCGGTCGAGGTGCTGGTGGCCAACGCCGGCATCACCAAGGACACGCTGCTGATGCGGATGTCCGAGGAGGACTTCGCCTCGGTCGTCGACACCAACCTCACCGGCACCTTCCGGGTGGTCAAGCGCGCGAACCGTGGCATGCTCCGTGCCAAGAAGGGCCGCGTCGTCCTGATCTCCTCGGTCGTCGGGCTGCTGGGTTCGGCGGGCCAGGCCAACTACGCCGCCTCCAAGGCCGCGCTGGTCGGCTTCGCCCGGTCGCTCGCCCGCGAGCTGGGCTCCCGCAACATCACCTTCAACGTGGTCGCCCCCGGCTTCGTCGACACGGACATGACCAAGGTCCTCACCGACGAGCAGCGCGCGGGCATCGTGGGCCAGGTGCCGCTCGGCCGCTACGCGCAGCCCGAGGAGATCGCGGCAGCCGTGAGCTTCCTGGCGTCCGACGACGCCGCGTACATCACCGGAGCCGTCATTCCCGTTGACGGCGGATTGGGCATGGGTCACTGATCACCATGAGCGGAATTCTCGAGGGCAAGCGCATCCTCATCACCGGTGTGCTGATGGAGTCGTCCATCGCGTTCCACACCGCCAAGCTCGCCCAGGAGCAGGGCGCCGAGGTCATCCTCACGGCGTTCCCGCGGCCGACGCTGACGGAGCGCATCGCCCGCAAGCTGCCCAAGCCCGTCAAGGTGATCGAGCTCGACGTCACCAACCAGGAGCACCTGGACCGGCTGGAGGACCTCGTCCGCGCCGAGCTCGGCGGTCTCGACGGTGTCGTCCACTCCATCGGCTTCGCGCCGCAGGACGCCCTCGGCGGCAACTTCCTGAACACCCCGTTCGAGTCGGTCGCCACCGCCATGCACGTCTCGGCGTTCTCGCTGAAGTCGCTGACCATGGCCTGCAAGCCGCTCTTCCCGCACGAGGGGGCGGCCGTCGTCGGCCTCACCTTCGACGCGCAGTTCGCCTGGCCGCAGTACGACTGGATGGGCCCGGCCAAGGCCGCGCTGGAGGCCACCAGCCGCTACCTCGCCCGCGACCTGGGCAAGGAGAACATCCGCTGCAACCTGGTCTCGGCCGGGCCGATCGGCTCCATGGCCGCGAAGTCCATCCCGGGCTTCGGCGAGCTGGCGGACGTCTGGAACTCCCGCTCGATGCTGGAGTGGGACATGAGCGACCCGGAGCCGGCGGGCCGCGGCGTCGTCGCGCTGCTGTCGGACTGGTTCCCGAAGACCACCGGCGAGATCGTCCACGTGGACGGCGGCCTGCACGCGATGGGTGCCTGAGGGCACTCGCGTCCGTAAGCAAGGCGGCGGCCGCGCTTCCCTTCCGGGAGGCGCGGCCGCCGCCGTTTTCGCACCTTCGATCGGATGTTCACCGGCTGAACGGATCTTCCCGAGTCGAAAACCAGGGCAGATGCCTGCAAACTGGCCGAGTCGGGATCTTCCCGGCTCCTGCGGGGAGGAGGTACGGGATTGCGCGCGAGACCGAGCGGAGCGGTATCGCTGCTGGTCACCTCGGTGATCCTGACCGCACTCCTGGGCCCCGGCGCCGTCGCGCAGACCGCGCCCGGCGAGCCCGCGCCCGGTCCCGAGGTCGTCGCCCCGGCCGAGGTGGACCTCGCAGAGATCCCCGCCGAGCCACCCGTACAGCCCGCGCGGACCCCCGTCCGGGACCTCTTCGGCGCCGACTGCGACACCGAGATCAGCGGCTCGCAGGTGACGGCGTCCTGCCACAACAGCTACCCGGAGACCGACCTGGTGCGGCTGCACGTCGAGTGCGACCGCTGGTGGGACCTGGACGGCGACGGCGCCGCCGTGGCCATCGGCCCCGCCGGGCGCGTCGAGCTCACCAGCCGCTGCTGGAAGGAGGTCCGCTCGGCCTGGGTCAGCCACGAGCGACCGTGAGCGGATCTCAGTCGGCGTGAGTGCTCTCGCCCGCTGTCAGCCGGTGCCCTTGCCGAGGCAGGCGAAGGGATAGCCCGCCGCCTCCGAGGCGGCCGCGTCCCCGTCTCCCCGCCGGATCGCCTCGATCAGCCGGGCGTGGTCCAGATGCGCGGACGGACGCAGCTCGGTTCCGACATCCGTACGCAGCCAGTCCGCCACCAGATCGCCGAGGTCCGCGTACAGCTCGATCAGCACCTCGTTGTGCGAGGCCGTGACCACTGCCATGTGCAGGCTCACGTCCGCCGCCACGAACACCTCCGCGTCCCCGCCCGCCCAGGCCTCCTCGCGCCGAGCGAGCAGCGCGTCCAGCTGTACGAGGTCCCGCTCGGTCCGCCGCTCCGCCGCCAGCCGGGCCGCCGAGGACTCCAGGGTCGAGCGCAGCTCCGCGATGTGCCGCGGGTCGGCCCCGGCGAAGCGGCGGTGCATCACACCGGCCAGCTCGCTGGTGGCGATGACGTACGTACCCGAGCCCTGCCGGATGTCGAGCAGGCCGTTGTGCGCCAGCGCCCGGACGGCCTCGCGCACGGTGTTGCGGGCGACGCCGAGCAGCTCCACCAGCTCCGGCTCGGTCGGGATGCGGGCGCCTACCGGCCACTCCCCGGAGGTGATCTGGTTCCGCAGCTGGGCGATCACCTGGTCGACGAGCGCGGAGCGCCGGGGTGAGGTCAGCGGCATGGGTTCCCCTCGATAGCGACGAGCGACTGGACAACCAATCATCCCATGATTCTATGATGGTTGAATGTCCGACGAAGAAATCCAGACCATGAACCGCCCGCCGCTCGTGCGCACCACGCCCGACCGGCCCCTTCCCGTCCCCGTCCACGTCGCCCCCACGTGGCTCGGTCCGGTCCTCATCGTCGGCATCGTGCTCGCCGCCCTCAACCTGCGGCCCGCCATCACCAGCCTCGGCGCCCTCTTCGAAGAGACCCGCACGGGCCTCGGCATGAGCGGCACCGTCGCCGGACTGATCACCTCCGTCCCCGCCCTCTGCTTCGCCGTCTTCGGCGTCACCGCACCCCGGCTCTCCCGCCGCTTCGGCCCGGCCGCCGTGATCTGCGCCGGCATGGTGGCCGTCACCACGGGCCTGCTGATCCGCCCCTTCGCGGACAGCGCCGCCGCCTTCCTCGCCGCCAGCGCCCTGTCCCTGGCCGGCATAGCCCTGACCAACGTGCTGCTCCCGGTGATCGTCAAGCGCTACTTCCCGGACCGGGTCGGCACCATGACCGGCCTGTACTCCATGGCGCTGGCCGCCGGCACCTCGCTCGCCGCCGCCGCGACCGTCCCGCTGACCGAGGCCCTCGGCGGCAGCTGGCGCACCGGCCTGCTGATGTGGGCCCTGCTCGCGCTGGTCGCCGTACTGCCCTGGCTGCCCATCGCCCGTGCCTCCCGGCGCGCCGCCCGGGCCGAGCGCGCCGCGGCCGCCGACTCCGCCGAAGGGGCCGGCGTACGGGCCGACACCGGCCCCCGGATCGTCCGCAGCCGTACCGCCTGGGCCCTGGCCTGCTACTTCGGCCTCCAGGCCACCGGCGCGTACATCACCATGGGCTGGCTCCCGCAGATCTTCCGCGACGCCGGGGTATCCGCCTCCACCGCCGGAGTGCTGCTCGCCGTCACCATGGTCATGGGCGTCCCGCTCGCGTTTGTCATCCCCGGCCTGGCCGGCCGGATGAAGAACCAGGGCGCCATCGCCGCCACCCTCGGCCTCTTCGGCTTCGCCGGCTACCTCGGGCTCTACCTCGCCCCCGCCGCCGGCGCCTGGGCCTGGGCGCTCATGCTCGGCGTCTCCAACTGCGCCTTCCCGCTGGTCATCACCCTCATCGGGCTGCGCGCCAAGTCCCCGGCCGGCGTCGTCAAGCTCTCCGCCTTCGCCCAGAGCACCGGCTACCTCATCTCCATCCCCGGCCCCCTGGTCATCGGCACGCTCTACCAGCACAGCGGCGGCTGGGACCTGCCGCTCGTCCTCATGGCCGGACTGCTCGTCCCGCAGATCGCGCTGGGCATCCTGGCCGGCCGGGACCGCACGATCGAGGACGAATGCGGCATGCGAGACTGACCGGCATGTCGCCCGTACTTGAACCGAACCCGCAGAACGGCCACAGGAAGCTCGGCCTCGTGCTCGGCGCGATGCTCGTCGTGACCGTGATCATTTCCGTCATCGCGACGATCGCCTCCCCCTGACGGGCGAGAGGGTGGGGATAACCCCACCCACCCCTAGGGGGTAAGGGTCAGGGTCAACTGGGGTGTGCCCCGGATGGGAACCGCTCCTTCGGATCCATAGATTCGAAGGAGCGAGAGCCAGTCCCGTCAGCACCCCGGAGGCGGCCATGTCGGCCCCCACGCACACCCGCTCCCTCCCGTCCGGCCCCCGAGCCGCGTCCGCCGCCCGAGCGGTGCCCGGCGCCCGAGCCCTGCCCGGCGCCCGGCAGGGTGCCGAGGCCCGCCTGCACTGGTGGGCGCTGGCCCTGCCCGCGCTCGCCTTCGGCCTGCTCCTGCTCCTCCTCGCCGGATCCGGCGAGGCCCACGCCGCCACCGGCGAGGCCACCGGACTGCTCCAGGTCACACAGCAGCTGCTGCGCGCCGTCGGCTGACCGGTGTGCGCCGGGGTGCGCCGGGCCGTGCCGCACCACCGGGTGCGGGCCCTCAACACCCTGCGCCCCGTGGCCCGTTTCATGCGAAGCTGGGAGCCATGAGCGCCGACACACCCCGCAGGATCGCCCTCCTCCGGCACGCCAAGGCCGACTGGCCACAGGTGTCCGACCACGACCGCCCGCTGGCGGAACGCGGCCGCGCGGACGCAGCGGCCGTCGGTCTGAAGCTGGCCGAAACCGGCATCACTTTCGACCTGGCCCTCTGCTCCACCGCCACCCGCACCCGCGAGACCTGGAAGATCGCCGTCCAGGAGCTGCCGCACCGGCCGAAGACCCACTACGAGGAGCGGCTCTACGAGGCTTCGCCGGGCGAGCTCATCGCCCTGCTGAACGAGACCCCCGACGAGGTGCACGACCTCCTGGTCATCGGCCACAACCCCGGCATGCACGCCCTCGCCGACGCCCTTTCCGGGCGCGCGAAGGACGACACCCTGGCGCGGATGACCCGTACTGGATTCCCGACCGGGG is a genomic window containing:
- the fabI gene encoding enoyl-ACP reductase FabI → MSGILEGKRILITGVLMESSIAFHTAKLAQEQGAEVILTAFPRPTLTERIARKLPKPVKVIELDVTNQEHLDRLEDLVRAELGGLDGVVHSIGFAPQDALGGNFLNTPFESVATAMHVSAFSLKSLTMACKPLFPHEGAAVVGLTFDAQFAWPQYDWMGPAKAALEATSRYLARDLGKENIRCNLVSAGPIGSMAAKSIPGFGELADVWNSRSMLEWDMSDPEPAGRGVVALLSDWFPKTTGEIVHVDGGLHAMGA
- a CDS encoding FadR/GntR family transcriptional regulator, translating into MPLTSPRRSALVDQVIAQLRNQITSGEWPVGARIPTEPELVELLGVARNTVREAVRALAHNGLLDIRQGSGTYVIATSELAGVMHRRFAGADPRHIAELRSTLESSAARLAAERRTERDLVQLDALLARREEAWAGGDAEVFVAADVSLHMAVVTASHNEVLIELYADLGDLVADWLRTDVGTELRPSAHLDHARLIEAIRRGDGDAAASEAAGYPFACLGKGTG
- the fabG gene encoding 3-oxoacyl-[acyl-carrier-protein] reductase; translation: MSRSVLVTGGNRGIGLAIARAFAEAGDKVAITYRSGEPPEALTSLGVLAVRCDITDSEQVEQAYKQIEDTHGAVEVLVANAGITKDTLLMRMSEEDFASVVDTNLTGTFRVVKRANRGMLRAKKGRVVLISSVVGLLGSAGQANYAASKAALVGFARSLARELGSRNITFNVVAPGFVDTDMTKVLTDEQRAGIVGQVPLGRYAQPEEIAAAVSFLASDDAAYITGAVIPVDGGLGMGH
- a CDS encoding SixA phosphatase family protein; protein product: MSADTPRRIALLRHAKADWPQVSDHDRPLAERGRADAAAVGLKLAETGITFDLALCSTATRTRETWKIAVQELPHRPKTHYEERLYEASPGELIALLNETPDEVHDLLVIGHNPGMHALADALSGRAKDDTLARMTRTGFPTGALAVVSFSGSWKFLEHGVGTLLDFWTPNEH
- a CDS encoding CynX/NimT family MFS transporter, which codes for MSDEEIQTMNRPPLVRTTPDRPLPVPVHVAPTWLGPVLIVGIVLAALNLRPAITSLGALFEETRTGLGMSGTVAGLITSVPALCFAVFGVTAPRLSRRFGPAAVICAGMVAVTTGLLIRPFADSAAAFLAASALSLAGIALTNVLLPVIVKRYFPDRVGTMTGLYSMALAAGTSLAAAATVPLTEALGGSWRTGLLMWALLALVAVLPWLPIARASRRAARAERAAAADSAEGAGVRADTGPRIVRSRTAWALACYFGLQATGAYITMGWLPQIFRDAGVSASTAGVLLAVTMVMGVPLAFVIPGLAGRMKNQGAIAATLGLFGFAGYLGLYLAPAAGAWAWALMLGVSNCAFPLVITLIGLRAKSPAGVVKLSAFAQSTGYLISIPGPLVIGTLYQHSGGWDLPLVLMAGLLVPQIALGILAGRDRTIEDECGMRD
- a CDS encoding SGM_5486 family transporter-associated protein, with protein sequence MSPVLEPNPQNGHRKLGLVLGAMLVVTVIISVIATIASP